The nucleotide sequence TGAATGACAGCCGCTCGTTTTCTAATAATGTACAGGCGCGAGAAAACCAGTATTGGAAATCTTCTAACAGGGGCTTGAGAACGGTATTCAGGAGTTCGGGTTCAGAGGGTTGTGAATTTGACATTATCTTAAAATGGTTTTCTATTCCAGTCTTATCTTAGCGTTATTTAAATTTCTTAACATAATTTAAAATAAATTTTCATCTTTGGCTAATAGAGATAAGAATATATACTTAGAGCCGTTTTTGACCTCCTAACCCTCCGTGTGTTGCTTGTTTGTTAGGATAGAGGTTAAAGGTTGAAAAACAACAACAGCTATTAGAAGCACAGGAAAAAGCCGCGCGGCTTGCAGAGTGCTTGAGAGCGATGGGTATTGAGCCGCATGAGTAAATGATTTTATTGTTGACAAAAAATCCTTTTTCGGATTGGAGTTTAAAAAAGCAAAATCTAGCATTTGTGTGATATAACTTTCCTATTTCACTTTTAGAAAAATCATACTCTTTTTTAATCGTCTGTTCACTTGGTATCGTTTCTATCTTGCTAATTAGATATTCTGCTTGTAATATGTTGATTAAAGACGTTCACCCTGGCTACTCTCAAAAAGACACCAACCGAGCAAATACAGCTAAAACAGAAAACAGCTATGTTTACAGTAAAACTTAAAAATGGAGAAACGGTACAAGTCCCTTTAGAAGAATTAGAAGAGTTTCTAGAAAAAAATCGAGAACAGATTCAAGAGCAGCACAAACCTATGGGAAAAAGGCGTACTTAATAATTGTAGGGTGGACATTGCCTACCAAAACCTACCTATAATATCTCAACTCTCATTAATAAACTCTTCAATAATATTAAATATTGTATTAAAGTGTTGAAAATCTGTCTCATCTCCTTCTTGACATAACCAGTTACATAAATTTTTCTTTTCATCATTATTAACTTCATATTTGATAACTTCAGGTATTTCTTTACCCCGCTCAATTTTAATAGTTTTAGTTATATCTATAAAAGCTTGTTTATGGTCAATAGCTCTTTCTATAGTTGATTTTGGCAAAAGATTTTCTATACCTTTTTTAATTAGATTTTCGTCACTTGAAGGAATAACTATTTTAGTAATTTTTCCTTTTTGATCTGGCTGTTTCTGAGTATCGCAATCATAAAGTAATAAAACTCGCTGAGAGAAAGCTTCTGCTATTTGAGTATTTACATTCTTCCATAATTTATCTAAATTAGGACAACCATCACCATTTTTTAATTCTATCTTATCTAAAAGTTCTGTCTTACCTAACTCTTGGGCGGCTTTGGTGATATATCTAATATCATAGTCACCCTCTACAAAAACAATCGGCTTTTTGCTATTTTTGATAGCTTCTTCTAAATCATTTTGATATTTCTCAGTTTGCTTAAAATATGTGTAAGCATGATCAAATTCTTTAAATCTTTCGGCGGTGATCAAGTTTCCGTCAGGCATTTCTACAATTTGAAACCCATCATCAGTAAACTCATCCCTCATACCTAGCAAGAATAAGGGTGAATGGGTAGTAATAATGAATTGAACTTTAGGAAAAAGCTTAATGAGTTTAGGTAGAGTATTGCGCTGTAAATTAGTATGTAAGTGTAGATCAATTTCGTCTATAATTACAATACCCCTAACATCGTGAGTAGATTCAAAAGGTTGTTCAGTTAAATCATAATCTCTTAAAATTGAACAAAATAAATTAAATAATAAGGTTTCTCCCGTCGAAAGCTGAAAAATATTAGGAATCCAAGGTTGTTCATTTTTTATAATTGAAAAAACTCGATTATGTCTATTACCTAATTTTAAGCTCAAAGTTTCTTGCGTATTAAAAATAATATTTAAAAATATATTAACCCTTTCGTATAATTTAGCATTCTTTCCTATATATCCTGTCAAAATATTTAAAGATAAATTGTTCGGATTCAAATCCTCACAAGGAATCTTCATAATCATCTTTTCTAAAGTTTCACGATCAAATAAAATATCTAATAACCAATTTTTTATTTCTTGGATACCGTTATATTTAATTATAGAGCGATTAGAATAACCGGCAATATGTTTTAAATCCATAAAATTTGCTTTAGCCAGCAAATGCTCTACATTTAACCAAGCAGGTTCTTCAAATCTATTAGCAGGAAAAAATAATTCTACATTTGTATTGATGAGTTCTTTAATTTGATATCCTGTTATACTTAAATCGTTATTTTTTAAATAAGAAGTTTCATATGGAGGAATTTCTTTCCACTCTTTATAAATTGGCGTATATTTATAGTAATCTTCAAAACTATTTTTCGATTGATTTAATTGCCATTCTATAAATTCTAGTTTATCTTCAAAATTTAATTTAGAGAAATAATAATTCTTTCCTGTTTGAATATAATGAGGTGATCTCAATTTATAAACTCTTCCTTGTTCTACTTCAGCATTTTCATAAATAAGTTGTTTGGCGGCAATTAAATGGTGAACAATAAATGATAAAATTATACTTTTACCTGTACCATTTTTCCCAACAATAATAAACGGTTTAGGCACTCCTCCATCTGAAAAAGGCAATGATAAATTAAAGTAACTGATAGGGCCAACATTTTCTAAAAGAATGCTTTTGAGATACATATTTTTTCTATTTCGTCGCTTTCGGCTATTAAATTAACTTATAAATTCTAGCAAAAAATCTAATTATTCACGGTCTTGTGTTTTAAATTAAGCTATAGCATTTGCTAAATATTGCCTCATTGTTTGACATATATAAAACTTTTGTTACCCTTAAAAATTAGGTGGGCACTTCCTAAAAAAGTTAAAATTTCTACCTAATATTAAGGGCAGAAGTGTCCACCCTACAAAATATTAATTCTTGGCATTACTCAGATATTTTCTAGCCCGCGTAGGCGGGCTTCGTTCGTGTAGCCGCACCCTTTAGGGTGTAGGCTAAAAAAGAAGAACCTTAAACTCGTAACCCTGTTGTGTTACAAATTTGTATTATATAATAAAACTAACGCCGCCTCAAAGGGGGGTGAGGGGGATAGGGTTAGCCGCGCAAACTTGAAACCCAGTCCTCAGATAAGATGAGACAATGATATTAAATAGACACACAGCACAATATTATAGAGAACAGATTAATGGTTAAAACGCCGATCGCCCAACCAACCGAAGAACAACCACCGATAAAACTCCCCAAAACCAGCGAGTCTGACAACCTAAAAAGAATACGTCACACCGCCTCCCACATCATGGCCATGGCGGTACAGCAACTCTTTCCTAAAGCACAAGTCACCATCGGACCTTGGACAGAAAACGGCTTTTATTATGACTTTGATACCCCCCAACCCTTTAGCGAAGAAGACTTAAAGGCCATCAAAAAAGAAATGGTCAAAATTATCAAACGTAAACTCCCCGTCATTCGCGAAGAAGTCAGCCGCCAAGAAGCCGAACGCCGAATAAAAGCCATCAACGAACCCTATAAACTAGAAATACTAGAAGGAATACAAGAACCGATCACCCTTTATCATTTAGGTGATCAATGGTGGGACCTCTGTGCAGGTCCTCACGTGGAAAGCACAGCAGATATAGACCCCAAAGCCATAGAATTAGAAACGGTAGCCGGCGCTTATTGGCGCGGCGATGAAACTAAAGCACAACTACAGCGTATTTATGGAACTGCATGGGAAACCCCAGAACAACTCGCCGAATACAAGCGGCGTAAAGAAGAAGCATTAAAACGGGATCACCGTAAACTGGGAAGAGAGTTAGGACTATTTATATTTTCCGATGTCGTCGGTCCGGGTTTGCCGCTTTGGACTCCCAAAGGCACCATTATTAGAACCACCCTCGAAGAGTTCCTCAAAAAAGAACAGGTAAAACGGGGTTATCTGCCGGTGGTTACGCCTCATCTTGCTAGAGTGGATCTGTTTAAAATTTCCGGACACTGGCAAAATTACAAAGAGGATATGTTTCCCATGATGGCAGAAGATGAAGAGTCTGCCCTTCATGAAATTGGGTTTGTCCTCAAACCGATGAACTGTCCTTTTCATATCCAAATATATAAGAGTGAGTTACGTTCCTATCGTGACTTACCTATGCGCTTAGCTGAATTTGGTACCGTTTATCGTTATGAACAGTCGGGAGAGTTAGGGGGGTTAACCCGAGTACGAGGGTTTACCGTTGATGACTCTCATTTATTTGTGACTCCCGAACAACTCGAAGAGGAATTCTTGAGTGTGGTTGACTTAATTCTGTCGGTGTTTAAGAGTCTTCAATTAAAGAACTTTAAAGCGAGACTGAGTTTCCGCGATCCGGCATCGGATAAATATATTGGCGGGGATGATGTTTGGAATAAGGCCGAAAATGCTATTCGTTCTGCTGTGCAAAAAATGAATATGGAACATTTTGAAGCACCCGGAGAAGCGGCTTTTTATGGTCCTAAACTTGATTTTATCTTTCAAGATGCCCTAGAACGAGAATGGCAATTAGGAACCGTTCAAGTAGACTATAATTTACCCGAACGGTTTGACTTAGAATATGTCGCTGAAGATGGGTCTAGAAAACGTCCTGTGATGATCCATCGTGCCCCGTTTGGGTCTTTAGAGCGTTTAGTGGGAATATTAATAGAAGAGTATGCCGGAGATTTTCCTTTATGGTTAGCCCCTATTCAAGTGCGGCTTTTACCGGTGAGTGACCCTCAGTTGGACTTTGCTAAAGAAGTTGCGGCACAACTGTTATCTCAGGGAATACGCGCAGAAGCAGATACTTCCGGAGAAAGACTCGGTAAGATGATCCGCAATGCTGAGAAACAAAAAATACCGGTGATGGCGGTTGTGGGTGCAAAAGAGGTGGAGTCTAATACCTTGAGTATCAGGACTCGTGCTTCAGGAGAGTTAGGAACCATAGCAGTTAGTGAAGTGATCGAGAAAGTGACGGAGGCGATCACGAATCATACTAATTTCTAACTTGTCGGGTGGGCATCACCCACCCATAAAATAATTTATGACAAATTATCCAATTAACCCACAAAAAATAGAGGGAAACTGGCGAGCAGGATGGGCGCTGGATGTGCATACTATTTCTAGTTCTCCGCTTCCGGATGGTAGTTTTGATACTGTCAGATCATATTTAGGAGAACTTCTCTATCAACTGAAATATCGCCAAGATCAAAAAGTTATTGTGCCAATTGCAGAAATTGTCGCGCCCTTTATTCAAAATCTATTAGTTTATCAATATTTAAGTGCTATTATCCCTATTCCTCCTTCAAATACGGATAGACCATTCCAGCCAGTTTATGAGATAGCAAGGGCGATAGGAGACATGATTAATTTGCCTGTTCCTTTAGATTACTTAGTTAAGATAAAATCTACAGAACAACTAAAAGCCGTTGAGGACTTAGAGACAAGGAAACAGCTACTACAAGGTGCAATGCAGGTTACAGATCGTCAAAGATTTAGAGGACGATATATCTTATTATTTGATGATTTATACCGATCAGGAGCGACTTTGATGACTGCTACTGATGTTCTTGCAAATGAAGGTGGAGTTGCTAGAATATTTGTATTAACATTAACCCGAACACGAACAAAAAAATAATGAACAGCACAGAATATTTTTGGTTTAGACTTCTTCAAACTCCTGGTATTGGGGCTAAAAGTTTAGTGACCATAGCCAAACTTCTTCAAAAATATAATTTATCTCCTGAAAAAATTCCTAATAGTAAAAAAGAGTTATCATCTCTATTTCCAGAATTGGCTAAAATTATCCTCAATAAAATCAAAAAAGAAGATCAAGAGAAAATTTTTCAAGAGTATAATGAAATAGAGAGAGAAGACATTAATCTTTTTTACCCTCAACATCCACATTATCCTGAAAAATTACTAAATAAATTAGATAAATATGGCATTTCTCCTGTTTTATTTTATCAAGGACAGAGCAAATTACTTGATCAAACAGGAATTGCAGTTGTTGGTTCTAGGAATGTCTCTGTCAAAGGAATAGAAGCAACGCAAAAACTTGCCCATAACTTAGCTCTTGAGGGAATTAATGTTATTTCAGGTTATGCTAAGGGAGTAGATTCGGAAGCTCATTTAAGTGCTTTACAAGCTGAAGGAACAACAACTTTAGTTTTAAGTTACGGAATTAAAGAATTCCGTTTAAAAAAAGAATTTAACGGATTTAACTTTAAAAAAAATATTTTGACAATATCGCAATTTTCTCTGAAAACAAAATGGATGGCAAGAAATGCTATGGCCAGGAATAAATTAGTTTGTGCTTTATCTCAAGGAATTATTGTGATTGAATCAGGACCCGAAAAAGACGAACTAGGAAAAATGAGTGGAACGTTTAATACTGGTCTAACGGCTCTAAATATGAATTTACCCCTATTTGTTGTCAATCCTGAGTATTTTGAAAAACCCCCACAAGGGAATTATGATTTAATTAAAAAAGGAGGAGTTAAAATTGATCCAGAAAAAGGAATAAGTCAAATTATTGAACATCTTTCCAAATTACAACTCACAATTAAGAGTGAGCCGAAAAAAAACGTGGCTGTACAAACAGAATTATTTCCAATTGATCTCATTGCTCGATAAAAATTTGCTTAATGAATATAGTTAAGGGGAATAAAAAATTTTTACGGCTTTCTAGACTGTATCTATATTTCCCCTCAACCCCTTGCCATCCGGCAAATAGGTATGATACAATGGCAAAGCACTCAAATGCGGATGTGGCGGAATTGGTATACGCGCACGTTTGAGGGGCGTGTGGCTTACGCCTTGCGAGTTCGAGTCTCGCCATCCGCATAGAATTTTTAAATAATCATTATAGTCACCGCTTTTAGCCATCTTTATAAAAAGTTAAGGAGTCATATCTGCAAAAAAGCGGCATAAACCGAGCGAGAGAATGCCAAAATAGAAGAGGCATATACCGAATAACTGACAATGGCTTTAATTGCTGTTATAGACTACGACATGGGAAACCTGCACTCTGCCTGTAAAGGACTAGAAAACGCAGGCGCAACCCCTAAAGTGACCGACTCCGCTAAAGAAATAGAACAAGCAGATGCTATTGTATTACCTGGGGTAGGATCATTCGATCCGGCGGTGCAACATCTGCGATCACGGGACCTAGAAGCACCCATCAAAGACGCTATTGCCAGTGGAAAACCCTTTTTAGGAATTTGTTTAGGGTTACAAATACTCTTTGATGCCTCAGAAGAAGGATCACAACCGGGTTTAGGCATTATCTCAGGAGTTGTTCGTCGTTTTCGCTCTGAACCTGGGTTAACCATTCCTCACATGGGTTGGAATCAACTAGAATATACTCAAGCCAACCTCCCCTTATGGCAAGACATACCTTTTAATCCTTATGTTTATTTCGTCCATTCATACTATGTCGATCCGGTTGATTCCAGTGTGAAAGCCGCCACTGTAACTCATGGATCGCAAAAAGTAACAGCCGCCATCGCCAAAGATAATATTATGGCAGTACAGTTTCACCCAGAAAAATCTTCCAGTAATGGTCTAAAAATCTTATCTAATTTTGTTAATCAGATCAGGGTGAAAGCATTAGCTTAACCCGGTTATTCAGGGGGAAATATGCACTTAACCTCAACGGCTAAGTTACTTGCAGGTGTTTCTTTTTTAATAGAGGAAATGCTGGCTTTCCCCCCTATTTTAATCCCCAATTTCAAGGCGACAAGCATCAATCATTCAACCACAAAAAACCGCTCAATAGAACAACGAAAATCCGGTAATAGGGTTGAGGTTATTTCATCCTTGTTATATAATGTAGCTACTAATGTTAATCTGGCATTATCTCGTCGATAAATCTCTACTTGCTTCTTAAAACGATCCACGATCCAATATTCAAGGACTCCTGTAACCGAATAGAGTTTTAACTTAGCTTCCTTATCACGCCGCTCATTCTCTTCTCCTGGGGATAAAACCTCTATAATTAACTCAGGTGCACCAGTAAGATGTCCCGCTTCATCTTCTACTACAGCTAATCTTTCCTTGCTAATCCATACTACATCAGGGATCACATTATCCGCATCCGAGAAAATGATACCGGGTGCTAGAATAGTCTGTCCTAAGCCGCTTATTTCCGACCAAGCATCTAGATAACGGAAAATTTTACCAGAAATTTGTTGATGTTTACGGTGGGGCGCTCTCGTCACAAACAACTCTCCGTTAATAATTTCATAACGAACCCCCTCGCTTTGCGGTAAAACTTCTAAGTCTCGGACTGTCCAACGGACGCTATCAAGGGTTTGATTCATTGCTGCTAAATTTAATTTATCTTCTATTATAGTCTAATTAAGGATGACCAATTATAGTAACGTTATTATAGAGAGGCTTTTAGGCTTCTAGCTGTAAACTTAACGTTAGTGGGTAAGGTTCCTCATAATTTTTGTACAAAAGTTTCAAGATTAAACGGCGACCTTTTACTCTCTAAAATTTAGCCTCATCTAATTAACATATAAAAACTCTTGAATAATGACCTCTATTACTTTTTCTCAACTCATAGAACAACTCAAAAAACCTGAATTTTATCCCCATCCTGTAGTCGAACCCATCAAAGTTGTTCAAACTCATATTTCTGCTGTTTTTCTAACAGGAGACTATGCCTACAAAATTAAAAAACCGGTAAATTTTGGCTTTTTAGACTTTTCCACTCTAGAAAAGCGAGAACATTTTTTAAATCAAGAACTGGCCATGAATAAACCGGTGGCTTCGGAAATTTATTTAGAAATATTACCGATTACTCAAGAAGGAGATCAATTAAAATTAGGTGAAGGCGGCCAGGCAGTAGAATATGTCTTAAAAATGCGGCAGTTTCCGCAAGAATGTTTATTTAGTAGTCTATTTGAAGCGGGAAAATTAACCGAATCTCAGATTCAAGAATTAGGCAAACTGGTAGCCCAATTTCATGCTCAAACCCGAACCGATGATTATATCAAAAGTTTTGGAGAAATCGAAAAGATCAAACAAGCCTTTGATGAAAACTATCAGCAGACAGATAAATATATAGGAATTGCCCAAACGCAAAAACAATTTGAGGAAACCCAAGCCTATACCGAGAAATTTTTTGCCGAAAAAGGAGAGCTATTCAAACAACGCCGAGAGCAAGATAAAATCCGAGAAAGTCATGGAGACTTACATCTAAAAAATATCTGTTTGTGGAACAACAAAATCTATCTATTTGATCGCATAGAATTCAATGAGCCTTTTCGGTTTGTCGATGTCATGTATGATGTAGCATTTGCCGTCATGGACTTGGATGCTAGAGGAAGAAAAGACTTAGGAAATATCTTTTTAAACACCTATATAGAACAAACCGGAGATTGGGAAGGGTTACAAGTTTTACCCCTATATCAAAGCCGCCAAGCTTATGTAAGAGCAAAAGTCACCTCATTCTTATTAGATGATCCCTCCATCGAAGAATCAGTCAAACAAGAAGCCATAAAAGCCGCTAGTGATTATTATCGCCAAGCCTGGGAATATACCCAACAAAAAAGCGGCAAACTAATCTTAATGTCCGGCTTATCCGGTTCAGGAAAAAGCACAGTCGCGCAAAAATTAGCCGCCGACATAAACGCCATTCATCTAAGATCTGATGCCGTGCGTAAACATTTAGCCGCTATTCCCCTTTCCGAAAAAGGCGGGCCCGAAATTTATACCCCCGAAATGAGTCAAAAAACTTACCATCGCTTATTAGAATTAGGCATAATGTTAGTTAAAGCCGGCTACCCAGTCATCTTAGATGCGAAGTATGATCGAAGAGAATGGCGAGCAGGAGCCATCGCTTTTGCCGAGTCTGAAAACATCCCCTTAGAGATCCTCTATTGTACAGCCCCCTTGGAAATATTAAGCGAGCGCCTACAAACCCGAAGCGGAGATATCTCCGATGCAACCCCTGACTTACTGGCTTCTCAACAAACCCACTTTGAAGCCTTTAGCGAAATAGAACAGCCCTATGTTAAAACCCTAGACACCACAGCCGGTAACTGATGGCTCATAACTTTTAACAGTTTACTCAATTAAGTAGCCAAACATTCCTGAGAAACGTTAACATAAGTTAACAAGACGGGAATCTTACCGAAGCCATAAATCGATCATCCTAATTGCTCAACCCTAGGAGGCGTAAAGCGTGAAAAATAACAATAATAAAAGATGGCGCAATGCAGGGCTATATGCACTGTTAGCAATTGTCGTCATTGCTTTAGCAACAGCATTTTTAGATCAACAGCCTCAACCCAGAAGTACCTGGAAATATAGTGAATTTTTAGATCAAGTTAGACAAGGCAAAGTCGAAAGAGTACAACTGAGCGCGGATCGCGCTGAAGCCAGAGTTCCCACTCAAAACGGTCAGTATGTTACCGTAAATCTGCCCAATGACCCCCAATTAGTCAACATTTTGGCTGAAAACGGCGTAGATATTGTAGTACGCC is from Gloeothece verrucosa PCC 7822 and encodes:
- a CDS encoding AAA family ATPase, with protein sequence MYLKSILLENVGPISYFNLSLPFSDGGVPKPFIIVGKNGTGKSIILSFIVHHLIAAKQLIYENAEVEQGRVYKLRSPHYIQTGKNYYFSKLNFEDKLEFIEWQLNQSKNSFEDYYKYTPIYKEWKEIPPYETSYLKNNDLSITGYQIKELINTNVELFFPANRFEEPAWLNVEHLLAKANFMDLKHIAGYSNRSIIKYNGIQEIKNWLLDILFDRETLEKMIMKIPCEDLNPNNLSLNILTGYIGKNAKLYERVNIFLNIIFNTQETLSLKLGNRHNRVFSIIKNEQPWIPNIFQLSTGETLLFNLFCSILRDYDLTEQPFESTHDVRGIVIIDEIDLHLHTNLQRNTLPKLIKLFPKVQFIITTHSPLFLLGMRDEFTDDGFQIVEMPDGNLITAERFKEFDHAYTYFKQTEKYQNDLEEAIKNSKKPIVFVEGDYDIRYITKAAQELGKTELLDKIELKNGDGCPNLDKLWKNVNTQIAEAFSQRVLLLYDCDTQKQPDQKGKITKIVIPSSDENLIKKGIENLLPKSTIERAIDHKQAFIDITKTIKIERGKEIPEVIKYEVNNDEKKNLCNWLCQEGDETDFQHFNTIFNIIEEFINES
- the thrS gene encoding threonine--tRNA ligase; this translates as MVKTPIAQPTEEQPPIKLPKTSESDNLKRIRHTASHIMAMAVQQLFPKAQVTIGPWTENGFYYDFDTPQPFSEEDLKAIKKEMVKIIKRKLPVIREEVSRQEAERRIKAINEPYKLEILEGIQEPITLYHLGDQWWDLCAGPHVESTADIDPKAIELETVAGAYWRGDETKAQLQRIYGTAWETPEQLAEYKRRKEEALKRDHRKLGRELGLFIFSDVVGPGLPLWTPKGTIIRTTLEEFLKKEQVKRGYLPVVTPHLARVDLFKISGHWQNYKEDMFPMMAEDEESALHEIGFVLKPMNCPFHIQIYKSELRSYRDLPMRLAEFGTVYRYEQSGELGGLTRVRGFTVDDSHLFVTPEQLEEEFLSVVDLILSVFKSLQLKNFKARLSFRDPASDKYIGGDDVWNKAENAIRSAVQKMNMEHFEAPGEAAFYGPKLDFIFQDALEREWQLGTVQVDYNLPERFDLEYVAEDGSRKRPVMIHRAPFGSLERLVGILIEEYAGDFPLWLAPIQVRLLPVSDPQLDFAKEVAAQLLSQGIRAEADTSGERLGKMIRNAEKQKIPVMAVVGAKEVESNTLSIRTRASGELGTIAVSEVIEKVTEAITNHTNF
- a CDS encoding ComF family protein; translation: MTNYPINPQKIEGNWRAGWALDVHTISSSPLPDGSFDTVRSYLGELLYQLKYRQDQKVIVPIAEIVAPFIQNLLVYQYLSAIIPIPPSNTDRPFQPVYEIARAIGDMINLPVPLDYLVKIKSTEQLKAVEDLETRKQLLQGAMQVTDRQRFRGRYILLFDDLYRSGATLMTATDVLANEGGVARIFVLTLTRTRTKK
- a CDS encoding DNA-processing protein DprA, whose protein sequence is MNSTEYFWFRLLQTPGIGAKSLVTIAKLLQKYNLSPEKIPNSKKELSSLFPELAKIILNKIKKEDQEKIFQEYNEIEREDINLFYPQHPHYPEKLLNKLDKYGISPVLFYQGQSKLLDQTGIAVVGSRNVSVKGIEATQKLAHNLALEGINVISGYAKGVDSEAHLSALQAEGTTTLVLSYGIKEFRLKKEFNGFNFKKNILTISQFSLKTKWMARNAMARNKLVCALSQGIIVIESGPEKDELGKMSGTFNTGLTALNMNLPLFVVNPEYFEKPPQGNYDLIKKGGVKIDPEKGISQIIEHLSKLQLTIKSEPKKNVAVQTELFPIDLIAR
- the hisH gene encoding imidazole glycerol phosphate synthase subunit HisH, with protein sequence MALIAVIDYDMGNLHSACKGLENAGATPKVTDSAKEIEQADAIVLPGVGSFDPAVQHLRSRDLEAPIKDAIASGKPFLGICLGLQILFDASEEGSQPGLGIISGVVRRFRSEPGLTIPHMGWNQLEYTQANLPLWQDIPFNPYVYFVHSYYVDPVDSSVKAATVTHGSQKVTAAIAKDNIMAVQFHPEKSSSNGLKILSNFVNQIRVKALA
- a CDS encoding Uma2 family endonuclease; translated protein: MNQTLDSVRWTVRDLEVLPQSEGVRYEIINGELFVTRAPHRKHQQISGKIFRYLDAWSEISGLGQTILAPGIIFSDADNVIPDVVWISKERLAVVEDEAGHLTGAPELIIEVLSPGEENERRDKEAKLKLYSVTGVLEYWIVDRFKKQVEIYRRDNARLTLVATLYNKDEITSTLLPDFRCSIERFFVVE
- a CDS encoding AAA family ATPase yields the protein MTSITFSQLIEQLKKPEFYPHPVVEPIKVVQTHISAVFLTGDYAYKIKKPVNFGFLDFSTLEKREHFLNQELAMNKPVASEIYLEILPITQEGDQLKLGEGGQAVEYVLKMRQFPQECLFSSLFEAGKLTESQIQELGKLVAQFHAQTRTDDYIKSFGEIEKIKQAFDENYQQTDKYIGIAQTQKQFEETQAYTEKFFAEKGELFKQRREQDKIRESHGDLHLKNICLWNNKIYLFDRIEFNEPFRFVDVMYDVAFAVMDLDARGRKDLGNIFLNTYIEQTGDWEGLQVLPLYQSRQAYVRAKVTSFLLDDPSIEESVKQEAIKAASDYYRQAWEYTQQKSGKLILMSGLSGSGKSTVAQKLAADINAIHLRSDAVRKHLAAIPLSEKGGPEIYTPEMSQKTYHRLLELGIMLVKAGYPVILDAKYDRREWRAGAIAFAESENIPLEILYCTAPLEILSERLQTRSGDISDATPDLLASQQTHFEAFSEIEQPYVKTLDTTAGN